In Malus sylvestris chromosome 15, drMalSylv7.2, whole genome shotgun sequence, a single genomic region encodes these proteins:
- the LOC126604267 gene encoding protein SMALL AUXIN UP-REGULATED RNA 51-like → MNNTMDSKTSNKIRDIVRLQQILKKWRKIANSSKAISAATTTTSTSKSIKFLKRTLSLSEKTTTSCEASNNAAVPKGYLAVCVGEELKRFVIPTDYLGGPAFHILLREAEEEFGFQQTGVLRIPCEVSVFEGILKMVEEDKDLFFNNMVGDSSTASDGQLNFSHHPENPMCI, encoded by the coding sequence ATGAACAACACCATGGATTCAAAGACATCAAACAAGATCAGAGACATTGTCAGGCTCCAACAGATTCTCAAAAAGTGGAGAAAGATTGCTAACTCATCAAAAGCAATATCCGCCGCCACCACTACCACCTCCACCAGCAAGAGCATCAAGTTTCTGAAGAGGACACTTTCTCTGTCTGAAAAAACAACCACTTCATGTGAAGCCTCAAACAATGCTGCTGTCCCAAAAGGCTACCTTGCTGTCTGTGTTGGGGAAGAGCTCAAGAGGTTTGTCATCCCAACCGACTACTTGGGTGGGCCAGCTTTCCACATTCTGTTGAGAGAGGCGGAGGAGGAGTTTGGGTTTCAGCAGACCGGCGTTTTGAGGATTCCATGTGAGGTTTCTGTGTTTGAAGGTATTCTGAAGATGGTGGAGGAAGACAAGGACTTGTTCTTCAATAATATGGTGGGAGATAGCTCAACAGCATCAGATGGCCAGCTCAACTTTTCTCACCACCCAGAAAACCCAATGTGCATATAG
- the LOC126604265 gene encoding uncharacterized protein LOC126604265 isoform X1, producing MYRKRPKLISSNNLNYHFKFALVEWHSCNLVATSDYTSAIRISRRLAASQSQWRRRRRRRRPSSPPGTSLLDVLLPPRRQRQVVSSSPRIARPIVQQQQEASKLKLQVGFLQPQKCILSYSPTDLIPVFCKAEVAILCEDCDGIGPRPIESTFDGHLAELLVRCCVQSARHSNVSHSQITMMVRRCLFKPPISCIKDAAPEISSLILSSANT from the exons ATGTATCGGAAAAGGCCCAAATTGATATCGTCAAACAATTTGAATTACCACTTCAAATTTGCATTGGTGGAGTGGCATTCTTGTAATTTAGTAGCCACGTCAGACTACACCTCTGCTATTCGGATATCGAGAAGATTAGCTGCAAGTCAATCCCAATGGCGGcgaagacgacgacgacgacgtccTTCGTCGCCGCCCGGAACCTCACTCCTCGACGTACTTCTCCCTCCTCGCCGCCAGCGACAAGTCGTTTCTTCGAGCCCCCGCATTGCTCGCCCTATCGTCCAACAACAACAAGAGGCAAGCAAACTGAAACTCCAAGTCGGTTTTCTGCAACCGCAGAAGTGTATACTTAGTTACAGTCCGACTGATTTGATTCCAGTTTTTTGCAAGGCTGAGGTGGCGATTCTCTGCGAAGATTGCGACGGGATAGG TCCGAGACCAATTGAATCTACCTTCGATGGCCATCTTGCGGAGCT ATTGGTCAGGTGTTGTGTTCAAAGTGCAAGGCATTCAAATGTGTCACATTCCCAAATTACAATGATGGTGAGAAGGTGTCTATTTAAGCCTCCAATTTCTTGTATCAAAGACGCTGCACCCGAAATTTCGAGTTTGATTCTTTCTTCCGCCAATACATGA
- the LOC126604264 gene encoding uncharacterized protein LOC126604264 produces the protein MKRKDYEELDDDFFSPSSKSRRLDAGLFATLNEDQSSAAQVFDEKPAPETSVVMQTDDLPTDPLPSGDEKALVLYNPTNTRIFKAPDSQDFSVIVNSDLIPGLRDHIYSWGYSKSLKPVEDPGSDEENKEVSNRCMAVVPWVAPNFPPASRDETQAASQSESMEVEMMDTDDNGYNGAEASGFGGTMMEGPGGIQYWQQQQLRWMEPQLFQDNYTPVT, from the exons ATGAAGCGCAAAGACTATGAAGAATTAGACGACGACTTCTTCTCTCCTTCCTCAAAATCCAGGAGACTG GATGCTGGGTTATTTGCAACTTTGAATGAAGACCAAAGTAGTGCAGCTCAGGTGTTTGATGAAAAGCCAGCACCAGAAACCAGTGTTGTGATGCAAACAGATGATTTGCCAACGGACCCTTTGCCTTCAGGGGATGAGAAGGCTCTTGTGCTCTATAACCCCACGAATACGCGGATTTTCAAAGCACCCGATTCGCAGGATTTCTCTGTCATTGTGAATTCGGACTTGATTCCGGGTTTAAGGG ATCATATTTATTCATGGGGATATTCAAAATCGCTAAAACCGGTAGAGGATCCTGGGTCCGATGAGGAAAACAAAGAAGTTTCAAATAGGTGTATGGCTGTTGTTCCCTGGGTTGCACCTAACTTCCCACCAGCATCAAGAGATGAGACACAGGCTGCAAGCCAGTCGGAATCCATGGAAGTTGAAATGATGGACACCGATGATAATGGTTACAATGGGGCGGAAGCATCGGGGTttggtggaacaatgatggaaGGACCCGGTGGGATACAATACTGGCAGCAACAGCAGTTACGTTGGATGGAGCCACAGCTCTTCCAGGACAATTATACTCCGGTCACTTAA
- the LOC126604265 gene encoding uncharacterized protein LOC126604265 isoform X2 yields MYRKRPKLISSNNLNYHFKFALVEWHSCNLVATSDYTSAIRISRRLAASQSQWRRRRRRRRPSSPPGTSLLDVLLPPRRQRQVVSSSPRIARPIVQQQQEAEVAILCEDCDGIGPRPIESTFDGHLAELLVRCCVQSARHSNVSHSQITMMVRRCLFKPPISCIKDAAPEISSLILSSANT; encoded by the exons ATGTATCGGAAAAGGCCCAAATTGATATCGTCAAACAATTTGAATTACCACTTCAAATTTGCATTGGTGGAGTGGCATTCTTGTAATTTAGTAGCCACGTCAGACTACACCTCTGCTATTCGGATATCGAGAAGATTAGCTGCAAGTCAATCCCAATGGCGGcgaagacgacgacgacgacgtccTTCGTCGCCGCCCGGAACCTCACTCCTCGACGTACTTCTCCCTCCTCGCCGCCAGCGACAAGTCGTTTCTTCGAGCCCCCGCATTGCTCGCCCTATCGTCCAACAACAACAAGAG GCTGAGGTGGCGATTCTCTGCGAAGATTGCGACGGGATAGG TCCGAGACCAATTGAATCTACCTTCGATGGCCATCTTGCGGAGCT ATTGGTCAGGTGTTGTGTTCAAAGTGCAAGGCATTCAAATGTGTCACATTCCCAAATTACAATGATGGTGAGAAGGTGTCTATTTAAGCCTCCAATTTCTTGTATCAAAGACGCTGCACCCGAAATTTCGAGTTTGATTCTTTCTTCCGCCAATACATGA
- the LOC126604265 gene encoding uncharacterized protein LOC126604265 isoform X3 — protein MAAKTTTTTSFVAARNLTPRRTSPSSPPATSRFFEPPHCSPYRPTTTRVFCKAEVAILCEDCDGIGPRPIESTFDGHLAELLVRCCVQSARHSNVSHSQITMMVRRCLFKPPISCIKDAAPEISSLILSSANT, from the exons ATGGCGGcgaagacgacgacgacgacgtccTTCGTCGCCGCCCGGAACCTCACTCCTCGACGTACTTCTCCCTCCTCGCCGCCAGCGACAAGTCGTTTCTTCGAGCCCCCGCATTGCTCGCCCTATCGTCCAACAACAACAAGAG TTTTTTGCAAGGCTGAGGTGGCGATTCTCTGCGAAGATTGCGACGGGATAGG TCCGAGACCAATTGAATCTACCTTCGATGGCCATCTTGCGGAGCT ATTGGTCAGGTGTTGTGTTCAAAGTGCAAGGCATTCAAATGTGTCACATTCCCAAATTACAATGATGGTGAGAAGGTGTCTATTTAAGCCTCCAATTTCTTGTATCAAAGACGCTGCACCCGAAATTTCGAGTTTGATTCTTTCTTCCGCCAATACATGA